In one Bosea sp. RAC05 genomic region, the following are encoded:
- the rsmI gene encoding 16S rRNA (cytidine(1402)-2'-O)-methyltransferase codes for MSTPTHAPAPAAPRAPSYTAFGIRAEAEALAPGLHIVATPIGNLRDISFRALATLAAADAVLAEDTRTSKTLLAHYGISTPLYPYHEHNAEQMRPKILGKLREGGKLALISDAGTPLVSDPGYKLVAEVVAEGLPVTGIPGPSAVLAALVLAGLPTDRFFFEGFLPPKAAARRGRLTELAAIPGTLVFFESPRRLAEMLSDAAAVLGERPGAVARELTKFYETVRRGPLSTLAAHYEGEEEARGEIVVVIGPPGAETEAAAGDAIGERLRIALAELSLKEAVAQVAAETGQPRRKVYARALELTRETP; via the coding sequence ATGTCGACGCCGACCCATGCCCCCGCCCCCGCCGCGCCGCGCGCCCCCAGCTACACCGCCTTCGGGATCAGGGCGGAGGCGGAAGCGCTGGCGCCCGGCCTGCACATCGTCGCGACGCCGATCGGCAATCTGCGCGACATCTCGTTTCGCGCACTGGCGACGCTGGCGGCGGCGGATGCGGTCCTCGCGGAGGACACGCGGACCTCGAAGACGCTGCTGGCGCATTACGGCATCTCGACGCCGCTCTACCCCTATCACGAGCACAATGCCGAGCAGATGCGGCCCAAGATTCTCGGGAAGCTGCGCGAGGGCGGCAAGCTCGCTTTGATCTCCGATGCGGGGACGCCGCTGGTCTCCGACCCCGGCTACAAGCTGGTGGCGGAGGTCGTCGCGGAGGGCCTGCCGGTCACCGGCATTCCCGGCCCCTCCGCCGTGCTGGCCGCGCTGGTGCTGGCGGGGCTGCCGACGGACCGCTTCTTCTTCGAGGGCTTCCTGCCGCCCAAGGCGGCGGCGCGGCGCGGACGGCTGACCGAACTCGCCGCCATTCCCGGAACGCTCGTCTTCTTCGAATCGCCGCGTAGGCTGGCCGAGATGCTGTCAGATGCGGCGGCCGTCCTCGGCGAGCGCCCCGGCGCCGTCGCGCGCGAACTGACCAAGTTCTACGAGACCGTGCGGCGCGGGCCCCTGTCGACGCTGGCGGCCCATTACGAGGGCGAGGAAGAGGCGCGCGGCGAGATCGTCGTCGTGATCGGCCCGCCCGGCGCCGAGACGGAAGCGGCTGCCGGCGACGCAATCGGCGAGCGCCTGCGGATCGCGCTCGCCGAGCTCTCGCTGAAGGAAGCGGTCGCGCAGGTCGCGGCCGAGACCGGCCAGCCGCGGCGCAAGGTCTATGCGCGCGCGCTGGAGCTGACGCGCGAGACGCCGTGA
- the hemW gene encoding radical SAM family heme chaperone HemW, which yields MSGAAALAPTSPILHPTAAAGFAVYVHWPFCLAKCPYCDFNSHVRLQPPDQARYVAAFRREIAHRAALAPGRTVTSIFFGGGTPSLMEGRTVGAILDAIGEAWAIDPHCEVSLEANPTSVEAGRFADFRAAGVNRVSLGVQALNDADLKALGRMHSTQEALDAVAIARKYFERYSFDLIYARSPHQTPDLWRAELELAISHAAEHLSLYQLTIEPDTMFERLFKAGKLAVPDHEAGAALYEITQEITAKHGLPVYEISNHARPGAECRHNLVYWRYGEYAGIGPGAHGRLVTDEGRMAHSTEKRPEAWLERVEAEGQALVENERLNAEAQGDEYLLMGLRLVEGIDPAVFKALSGRALNERRVTSLVLDRLLVRKPGGTLACTPEGALVLDAVVADLAA from the coding sequence GTGAGCGGCGCGGCCGCCCTCGCACCGACCTCCCCGATCCTGCATCCCACAGCGGCTGCGGGCTTCGCCGTCTATGTGCACTGGCCGTTCTGCCTGGCCAAATGCCCCTATTGCGACTTCAACAGCCATGTCCGGCTGCAGCCGCCCGACCAGGCCCGCTATGTCGCGGCCTTCCGGCGCGAGATCGCCCATCGGGCCGCGCTGGCGCCGGGCCGGACCGTCACCTCGATCTTCTTCGGCGGCGGCACGCCCTCGCTGATGGAAGGCCGCACCGTCGGTGCCATCCTCGACGCCATCGGCGAGGCCTGGGCGATCGACCCGCATTGCGAGGTCTCGCTGGAGGCCAACCCGACCAGCGTCGAGGCCGGCCGTTTCGCCGATTTCCGGGCCGCCGGCGTCAACCGGGTTTCGCTCGGCGTGCAGGCGCTGAACGATGCCGATCTCAAGGCGCTCGGGCGGATGCATTCGACGCAAGAGGCGCTCGATGCGGTCGCGATCGCGCGGAAATACTTCGAGCGCTACTCCTTCGACCTGATCTATGCCCGCTCGCCGCACCAGACGCCGGATCTGTGGCGGGCGGAGCTGGAGCTGGCGATCAGCCATGCCGCGGAGCATCTCTCGCTCTACCAGCTCACCATCGAGCCCGACACGATGTTCGAGCGCCTGTTCAAGGCCGGCAAGCTCGCCGTGCCGGACCATGAGGCGGGGGCTGCGCTCTACGAGATCACGCAGGAGATCACAGCCAAGCATGGCTTGCCTGTCTACGAGATCTCCAACCACGCCCGTCCCGGCGCGGAATGCCGGCACAACCTCGTCTACTGGCGCTATGGCGAATATGCCGGCATCGGGCCCGGCGCCCATGGGCGGCTGGTCACCGACGAGGGGCGGATGGCGCATTCGACCGAGAAGCGGCCCGAGGCCTGGCTCGAGCGCGTCGAGGCGGAGGGCCAGGCGCTGGTCGAGAACGAGCGGCTCAACGCCGAGGCGCAGGGCGACGAATATCTGCTGATGGGGCTGCGGCTGGTCGAGGGCATCGATCCGGCCGTGTTCAAGGCGCTGTCGGGCCGCGCGCTGAACGAGCGGCGCGTGACCAGCCTCGTGCTCGACCGGCTGCTCGTCCGCAAGCCTGGCGGCACGCTCGCCTGCACGCCCGAGGGCGCGCTGGTGCTGGACGCGGTGGTGGCGGATCTGGCGGCGTAA
- a CDS encoding YraN family protein: MTGEARSRRARRSGVTGRRAEWLAILWLGLKGYRPLARRFGGKGGEIDLVMKRGRTIAFVEVKARGAMDEALIAITPEKHRLVELRIRQWLALNPWAMEHHLRADAVFLAPWRWPRHVPAVAELGL; encoded by the coding sequence GTGACGGGCGAGGCCCGCAGCCGCCGCGCCCGCCGCTCCGGCGTCACGGGGCGGCGCGCGGAGTGGCTCGCGATCCTCTGGCTCGGCCTGAAGGGCTATCGTCCGCTGGCGCGGCGCTTCGGCGGCAAGGGCGGCGAGATCGACCTGGTCATGAAGCGCGGCCGCACCATCGCCTTCGTCGAGGTCAAGGCGCGCGGGGCGATGGACGAGGCCCTGATCGCGATCACGCCGGAGAAACACCGGCTCGTCGAGTTGCGAATCCGGCAATGGCTGGCGCTGAATCCCTGGGCGATGGAGCATCACCTGCGCGCCGATGCGGTCTTCCTCGCCCCCTGGCGCTGGCCGCGCCATGTGCCGGCGGTGGCCGAACTGGGGCTGTGA
- the rdgB gene encoding RdgB/HAM1 family non-canonical purine NTP pyrophosphatase, giving the protein MLEHRLLTGKVVIATHNKGKLVEMRELMAPFGIELVSAGELGLPEPDETGYMFSENAAIKAHAAAKASGLPALSDDSGLCVDALDGAPGLFSANWAGPGKDFKPAMARVLAEMAKRGATAPDQRKAHFVSALVIAWPDGHEELFEGRVHGRIVDAPRGSGGFGYNPIFQPDGYDVTFAEMTSTVKSGVDDALSHRAKAFKLLAAACLRAPA; this is encoded by the coding sequence ATGCTTGAACACCGCCTCCTCACCGGCAAGGTCGTGATCGCGACCCACAACAAGGGCAAGCTCGTCGAGATGCGCGAGCTGATGGCGCCGTTCGGGATCGAGCTGGTCTCGGCCGGGGAACTCGGCCTGCCGGAGCCCGACGAGACCGGCTACATGTTCTCCGAGAACGCCGCGATCAAGGCTCATGCGGCTGCGAAGGCGTCTGGCCTGCCGGCGCTGTCGGACGATTCCGGGCTCTGCGTCGATGCGCTGGACGGCGCGCCGGGGCTGTTCTCGGCGAACTGGGCCGGGCCGGGCAAGGACTTCAAGCCGGCGATGGCGCGCGTGCTGGCCGAGATGGCCAAGCGCGGTGCGACGGCACCGGACCAGCGCAAGGCGCATTTCGTCTCGGCGCTGGTGATCGCCTGGCCGGATGGCCATGAGGAGCTGTTCGAGGGGCGCGTCCATGGCCGCATCGTCGATGCCCCGCGCGGCAGCGGCGGCTTCGGCTACAACCCGATCTTTCAGCCGGACGGCTACGACGTGACCTTCGCGGAGATGACGAGCACCGTGAAGAGTGGCGTGGATGACGCGCTGTCGCATCGGGCCAAAGCCTTCAAGCTGCTGGCGGCCGCCTGCCTCAGGGCTCCGGCGTGA
- a CDS encoding penicillin-binding protein activator encodes MSRHPLREPVSRRSLSSLAALACLSLAACSGGPSGLPGFDTATPQAQPAQSTGQTIGTGKVKVGLILPLTAEGQGAVVGNSLRNAAEMALSEFPNADLTLLVKDDRGTPEGAQAAAQEAIAEGAELLIGPLFAPSVQAAGQVARAANRPVIAFSSDTNVAGRGVYLLSFPPENDVNRVIGYASQQGRKSFAALVPDTAYGKVVEAAFQQAVAGRGGRVVVIERFSPDSNAMAAAAKRLIPALQQADALFVPAAADTMPALGLALQQAGYDPAKVKPLGTGVWNDANVARVPAIQGGWFASPDTAGFNAFAGRYQTRFNSAPTRTATLAYDAVSLAAALARTQGSQRFSESVLTNASGFAGADGVFRFRPDGQNDRGLAVLELRNGQIVTINAAPRDLGPRTQ; translated from the coding sequence GTGTCGCGTCATCCGCTCAGGGAACCGGTCAGCCGCCGCAGCCTGTCATCGCTGGCGGCGCTCGCCTGCCTGTCTCTGGCGGCCTGCAGTGGCGGGCCGAGCGGGCTGCCGGGCTTCGACACCGCCACGCCGCAGGCGCAGCCGGCGCAGAGCACGGGCCAGACGATCGGCACGGGCAAGGTCAAGGTCGGGCTGATCCTGCCACTGACTGCGGAGGGCCAGGGCGCCGTCGTCGGCAATTCCCTGCGAAACGCCGCCGAGATGGCGCTGTCCGAGTTTCCCAACGCCGATCTGACGCTGCTGGTGAAGGACGACCGCGGCACACCCGAGGGCGCCCAGGCGGCCGCACAGGAAGCGATCGCCGAGGGCGCCGAGCTCCTCATCGGGCCGCTCTTCGCGCCCTCCGTCCAGGCGGCCGGACAGGTCGCGCGCGCCGCCAACCGCCCGGTCATCGCCTTCTCCAGCGACACCAATGTCGCCGGCCGCGGGGTCTACCTGCTCTCGTTCCCGCCCGAGAACGACGTCAACCGCGTCATCGGTTACGCCTCGCAGCAGGGGCGCAAATCCTTCGCCGCCCTGGTGCCGGACACCGCCTATGGCAAGGTCGTCGAGGCCGCCTTCCAGCAGGCGGTCGCGGGGCGCGGCGGCCGCGTCGTCGTGATCGAACGCTTCTCGCCGGATTCGAACGCCATGGCCGCCGCCGCGAAGCGCCTGATACCGGCGCTGCAGCAGGCCGATGCGCTCTTCGTGCCCGCCGCCGCCGACACCATGCCGGCGCTCGGCCTCGCCCTGCAGCAGGCGGGCTACGACCCCGCCAAGGTGAAGCCGCTCGGCACCGGCGTCTGGAACGACGCCAATGTCGCGCGCGTACCGGCGATCCAGGGCGGCTGGTTCGCCTCGCCCGACACGGCCGGCTTCAACGCCTTCGCCGGCCGCTACCAGACGCGTTTCAACAGCGCGCCGACGCGCACGGCGACGCTCGCCTATGACGCGGTCTCGCTGGCGGCGGCGCTGGCGCGCACGCAGGGGTCGCAGCGCTTCTCGGAGTCGGTGCTGACCAACGCCTCGGGCTTCGCCGGCGCGGACGGCGTCTTCCGCTTCCGCCCCGACGGGCAGAATGACCGCGGGCTCGCCGTGCTCGAACTGCGCAACGGCCAGATCGTCACCATCAACGCCGCCCCGCGCGATCTCGGACCGCGCACGCAGTAG
- a CDS encoding ABC transporter ATP-binding protein yields MTTPAIALTGISKRFGPVQANRDVSLSVASGSIHGIVGENGAGKSTLMSILYGFYEADAGEIAVGGQACRIRTPADAIALGIGMVHQHFMLVETLSVVENVVLGAEGGAWLSGGVKRARAELSRLSDEYGLAIDPDAIVGDLSVGLQQRVEILKALYRGAQILILDEPTAVLTPPEADQLFALLRALREQGKTVILITHKLREIMAITDRVSVMRRGEMVAHLATAETSPPEIAEAMVGRRVLLRVEKEARPRGPKVLEAVGLDMVDARGVALLSGIDLTLHEGEIVGIAGVAGNGQSELLEVLAGLAQPSRGVIRLNGQVLTSADRNPARLRKLGLMHVPEDRLRTGLVTAFPAAENAILGYQDDAALGPGPFLSPATIEARARETFAAYDVRPPDPDLKTAKFSGGNQQKIVLAREIERAPKVLLVGQPTRGVDIGAIEAIHRRLIALRDAGVAILLVSVELEEVMALSDRILAMCGGRITGERLAGEADERDLGLLMAGVTEQAA; encoded by the coding sequence ATGACCACACCCGCCATCGCGCTGACCGGCATCTCGAAGCGGTTCGGGCCGGTGCAGGCCAACCGCGACGTGTCGCTTTCGGTCGCGTCCGGCTCGATCCACGGCATCGTCGGCGAGAACGGAGCCGGCAAGTCGACGCTGATGTCGATTCTGTACGGCTTCTACGAGGCCGATGCAGGCGAGATCGCGGTCGGCGGCCAGGCCTGCCGCATCCGCACGCCGGCGGACGCGATCGCGCTCGGCATCGGCATGGTCCACCAGCATTTCATGCTGGTGGAGACGCTGAGCGTCGTCGAGAACGTCGTGCTCGGGGCCGAGGGCGGCGCCTGGCTCAGCGGCGGCGTCAAGCGGGCACGGGCGGAGCTTTCTCGGCTCTCCGACGAATACGGGCTGGCGATCGATCCGGACGCCATCGTCGGCGATCTCTCGGTCGGGCTGCAGCAGCGCGTCGAGATCCTCAAGGCGCTCTATCGCGGCGCGCAAATCCTGATCCTCGACGAGCCCACGGCCGTGCTGACGCCGCCGGAGGCCGACCAGCTCTTTGCCCTGCTGCGGGCTCTGCGGGAGCAGGGCAAGACCGTCATCCTGATCACCCACAAGCTGCGCGAGATCATGGCGATCACGGACCGCGTCTCGGTGATGCGGCGCGGCGAGATGGTTGCGCATCTCGCGACGGCCGAGACCTCGCCGCCGGAGATCGCCGAGGCGATGGTCGGCCGGCGCGTGCTGCTGCGCGTCGAGAAGGAGGCGCGGCCGCGCGGGCCGAAGGTGCTCGAGGCGGTCGGGCTCGACATGGTCGATGCGCGCGGCGTGGCGCTGCTCTCAGGAATAGACCTGACCCTGCATGAAGGCGAGATCGTCGGCATCGCCGGCGTCGCCGGCAACGGCCAGAGCGAATTGCTCGAGGTGCTGGCCGGCCTGGCCCAGCCCTCGCGCGGCGTCATCCGGCTGAACGGCCAGGTCCTGACCTCGGCCGACCGCAATCCGGCGCGGCTGCGCAAGCTCGGCCTGATGCATGTGCCCGAAGACCGGCTGCGCACCGGTCTCGTCACCGCCTTTCCCGCCGCGGAGAACGCGATCCTCGGCTATCAGGACGATGCCGCGCTCGGCCCCGGCCCCTTCCTGTCGCCGGCGACGATCGAGGCGCGGGCGCGGGAGACCTTCGCGGCCTATGACGTGCGCCCGCCGGACCCGGACCTGAAGACGGCGAAATTCTCGGGCGGCAACCAGCAGAAGATCGTGCTCGCCCGCGAGATCGAGCGGGCGCCGAAGGTGCTGCTCGTCGGCCAGCCGACGCGCGGCGTCGATATCGGCGCGATCGAGGCCATCCACCGCCGGCTGATCGCCCTGCGCGATGCCGGCGTCGCGATCCTGCTCGTCTCGGTCGAGCTCGAGGAGGTGATGGCACTGTCGGACCGGATTCTCGCGATGTGCGGCGGGCGCATTACCGGCGAACGGCTGGCGGGCGAGGCCGACGAGCGCGATCTCGGGCTGCTGATGGCCGGCGTGACGGAGCAGGCGGCGTGA
- a CDS encoding HesA/MoeB/ThiF family protein produces the protein MSLNEDEVERYARHLVLPEIGGPGQQKLKRARVLVVGAGGLGAPLIQYLAAAGVGHIGIVDDDTVSLSNLQRQTIYGTDDIGAHKAVAAAAFVKRLNPHVVVEEHVTRLDPHNARAMIAFYDVVAEGSDNFATRYAVSDACFHERKPVVMAALGRFDGSLTTIRAHEAGPDGRPNPTWRCLFPDVPPPGTVPTCAEAGILGALPGVMGSLMALEVIRAITGFGEPLVGRLLLVDALTMRFETMRYGWDETNSLNGIGAG, from the coding sequence ATGAGCCTGAACGAGGACGAGGTCGAGCGCTATGCGCGCCATCTGGTGCTGCCGGAGATCGGCGGCCCCGGCCAGCAGAAGCTCAAGCGCGCCCGGGTCCTGGTCGTCGGTGCCGGCGGCCTCGGGGCGCCGCTGATCCAGTACCTCGCCGCGGCGGGTGTCGGCCATATCGGCATCGTCGACGACGATACCGTCTCGCTGTCGAACCTGCAGCGCCAGACAATCTACGGCACGGACGACATCGGCGCCCACAAGGCCGTGGCGGCGGCGGCTTTCGTCAAGCGGCTGAACCCGCATGTCGTGGTCGAGGAGCATGTCACGCGGCTGGACCCCCACAACGCCCGGGCGATGATCGCCTTCTACGACGTCGTCGCCGAGGGCTCGGACAATTTCGCGACGCGCTATGCCGTCTCCGATGCCTGTTTCCACGAGCGCAAGCCCGTCGTCATGGCGGCGCTCGGGCGCTTCGACGGTTCGTTGACGACGATCCGGGCGCATGAGGCCGGCCCCGACGGCCGGCCGAACCCGACCTGGCGCTGCCTCTTTCCGGACGTGCCGCCGCCGGGCACGGTCCCGACCTGCGCCGAGGCTGGCATCCTCGGCGCGCTGCCGGGCGTGATGGGTTCGCTGATGGCGCTGGAGGTGATCCGCGCCATCACCGGCTTCGGCGAGCCGCTGGTCGGCCGGCTGCTGCTGGTCGATGCCCTGACGATGCGCTTCGAGACGATGCGCTATGGCTGGGACGAGACCAACAGCCTGAACGGCATCGGCGCCGGATAA
- a CDS encoding BMP family lipoprotein: MHLKTLALALAGVALSAVVAMAQTAVKPAIVYDKGGKFDKSFNEGVFAGAEKFKTETGVEFRDFEPTNDAQIEQALRRFARDGHSPIIAVGFSQATALQKVAAEFPALKFTIIDMVVDLPNVQSVVFKEHEGSYLVGLLAGMASKTGKVGFVGGMDIPLIRKFACGYVQGVKAAKKDAEIFQNMTGSTPAAWNDPVKGGELAKSQIDRGADVIYHAAGGTGIGVLRAAADAGKLGIGVDSNQNGLQPGKVLTSMLKRVDVAAYSSFKAARDGNWKAGISVLGLKEDGVGWALDDANKALITPEMKAAADKARADIISGAVKVHDYMSDSKCAA; the protein is encoded by the coding sequence ATGCATCTCAAAACGCTCGCGCTGGCGCTGGCCGGCGTCGCCCTCTCGGCCGTCGTCGCGATGGCGCAGACCGCGGTGAAGCCGGCCATTGTCTACGACAAGGGCGGCAAGTTCGACAAATCCTTCAACGAGGGCGTCTTCGCGGGAGCGGAGAAGTTCAAGACCGAGACCGGGGTCGAGTTCCGCGACTTCGAGCCGACCAACGACGCGCAGATCGAGCAGGCGCTGCGCCGCTTCGCCCGCGACGGCCATTCGCCGATCATTGCGGTGGGCTTCTCGCAGGCGACCGCGCTGCAGAAGGTCGCAGCCGAGTTCCCGGCGCTGAAGTTCACCATCATCGACATGGTCGTCGACCTGCCGAACGTGCAGTCGGTGGTCTTCAAGGAGCATGAGGGCTCCTATCTGGTCGGTCTGCTCGCCGGCATGGCGTCCAAGACCGGCAAGGTCGGCTTCGTTGGCGGCATGGACATCCCGCTGATCCGGAAATTCGCCTGCGGCTATGTCCAGGGCGTCAAGGCGGCCAAGAAGGACGCCGAGATCTTCCAGAACATGACCGGCTCCACGCCGGCGGCCTGGAACGACCCGGTCAAGGGCGGCGAACTCGCCAAGTCGCAGATCGACCGCGGCGCCGACGTGATCTACCACGCTGCCGGCGGCACCGGCATCGGCGTGCTGCGCGCGGCGGCCGACGCCGGCAAGCTCGGCATCGGCGTCGATTCGAACCAGAACGGCCTGCAGCCCGGCAAGGTGCTGACCTCGATGCTCAAGCGCGTCGACGTCGCCGCCTATTCCTCGTTCAAGGCGGCCCGCGACGGCAACTGGAAGGCGGGCATTTCGGTGCTCGGCCTGAAGGAGGACGGCGTCGGCTGGGCGCTGGACGACGCCAACAAGGCGCTGATCACGCCCGAGATGAAGGCCGCCGCCGACAAGGCGCGCGCCGACATCATCAGCGGCGCCGTGAAGGTCCACGACTACATGTCGGACTCGAAGTGCGCGGCGTGA
- a CDS encoding GDSL-type esterase/lipase family protein: MRPFSRACFVVACLAALTGPLQAAQIVALGASNTIGRGRGSTPDGVPPGQAYPAQLQAVLRSQGCAVSVANAGVAGDTTRGMLARLPRAVGKDTRVVILQPGGNDGRRGEGGDTAANVAEIERQLGARGITMITLDGLGRLAGAYRLADGQHFSAEGHAAFAAHLAPQVMRTGICRR, translated from the coding sequence ATGAGGCCGTTTTCGCGTGCCTGCTTCGTCGTCGCCTGCCTCGCGGCCCTGACCGGGCCGCTGCAGGCCGCACAAATCGTGGCGCTGGGCGCCAGCAACACCATCGGCCGCGGTCGTGGCAGCACGCCCGATGGCGTCCCGCCCGGGCAGGCCTACCCGGCTCAACTCCAGGCAGTGTTGCGGTCGCAGGGTTGCGCGGTCAGCGTCGCCAATGCGGGAGTGGCCGGCGACACCACCCGCGGCATGCTGGCCCGGCTGCCGCGGGCGGTCGGCAAGGACACCCGCGTCGTCATTCTCCAGCCCGGCGGCAATGACGGCCGGCGCGGGGAAGGCGGCGACACCGCGGCCAATGTCGCGGAGATCGAGCGCCAGCTCGGTGCACGTGGCATCACCATGATCACGCTCGACGGGCTCGGCCGCCTCGCGGGAGCCTATCGCCTCGCGGACGGGCAGCATTTCAGCGCCGAGGGCCACGCCGCCTTCGCCGCGCATCTCGCGCCGCAGGTCATGCGGACCGGAATCTGCCGCCGCTAG
- a CDS encoding ABC transporter permease produces MSAAPIELPRWADTALVPLVSVAAALAVSGLVVIGIGESPLEATALLLRGALGSAEGIGFTLYYTTNFIFTGLAVAVAFHAGLFNIGGEGQATIAGIFAALACLWLAPLPGLLLVPLAILAAAAGGALYGFIPGWLQATRGSHVVITTIMFNFLAATLTVYLLVEVIGKPGSMQPETPEFAAHAVLTPMHKLLAPLGITLPSTPLNSAFLLALAALVAVWALIFRSRLGYAIRTVGANPRAAAYAGISPARITMVAMAISGALAGGLAVNEVMGVQHRLLLDFTAGYGFVGIAVALMGRGHPVGVALAALLFGVLYQGGAELSFDKPSITRDMVVVIGGVIILFAGALDGLFRRAVAVLLRPGRAA; encoded by the coding sequence ATGAGCGCCGCCCCCATCGAATTGCCGCGCTGGGCCGATACGGCGCTGGTTCCGCTGGTTTCCGTCGCGGCGGCGCTCGCGGTGTCCGGCCTCGTGGTGATCGGCATCGGCGAGAGCCCGCTGGAGGCGACCGCGCTGCTCTTGCGCGGCGCGCTCGGCTCGGCCGAGGGCATCGGCTTCACGCTCTACTACACGACGAACTTCATCTTCACGGGGCTCGCCGTCGCGGTCGCCTTCCATGCCGGGCTGTTCAACATCGGCGGCGAGGGCCAGGCGACGATCGCCGGCATCTTCGCCGCGCTGGCCTGCCTCTGGCTCGCCCCGCTGCCCGGCCTGCTCTTGGTGCCGCTCGCGATCCTGGCGGCGGCGGCGGGCGGCGCGCTCTATGGCTTCATCCCCGGCTGGCTCCAGGCGACGCGCGGCAGCCATGTCGTGATCACCACGATCATGTTCAACTTCCTGGCGGCGACGCTGACCGTCTATCTGCTGGTGGAAGTGATCGGCAAACCCGGCTCGATGCAGCCGGAGACGCCCGAATTCGCCGCCCATGCGGTCCTGACCCCGATGCACAAGCTCCTGGCGCCGCTGGGCATCACCCTGCCCTCGACGCCGCTGAACAGCGCCTTCCTGCTGGCGCTGGCGGCGCTGGTGGCGGTCTGGGCGCTGATCTTCCGCTCGCGGCTGGGTTATGCGATCCGCACCGTCGGCGCCAATCCCAGGGCCGCGGCCTATGCCGGCATTTCGCCCGCGCGCATCACCATGGTCGCCATGGCGATTTCGGGCGCGCTCGCCGGCGGGCTCGCCGTCAATGAGGTGATGGGCGTGCAGCACCGGCTGCTGCTCGATTTCACCGCCGGCTACGGTTTCGTGGGCATCGCGGTGGCGCTGATGGGGCGCGGGCACCCGGTCGGCGTGGCGCTGGCAGCGCTGCTCTTCGGCGTGCTCTACCAGGGCGGGGCGGAGCTCTCCTTCGACAAGCCGAGCATCACCCGCGACATGGTGGTGGTGATCGGCGGGGTCATCATCCTCTTCGCCGGCGCGCTCGACGGGCTGTTCCGGCGGGCGGTGGCCGTGCTGCTGCGGCCAGGGCGGGCGGCCTGA
- the gshB gene encoding glutathione synthase codes for MTLSVAIQMDPIERLRVAGDTGFALMLEAQARGHTLFTYTPDKLSMRDGKVTAPIRPVTVRDVEGDHFTAGAEVRTDLSTLDVVLLRQDPPFDMAYVSTTHMLERIHPKTLVVNDPFHVRNAPEKIFVTHFPELMPPTLITRDKAEIEAFRDEFGEIVMKPLYGHGGATVFKTSKVDPNFGSLYDLFANLFREPWVVQAYIKEISEGDKRIILINGEAAGAVNRVPAVGDLRANMVRGGAARPTDLSAKELEICEAIGPSLRERGLLLVGIDVIHGKLTEINVTAPTGVRAIKKLGGPDLAAQLFDVIESKVAARG; via the coding sequence ATGACCCTCAGCGTCGCCATCCAGATGGACCCGATCGAGCGCCTGCGGGTCGCCGGTGACACCGGCTTCGCGCTGATGCTCGAGGCGCAGGCGCGCGGGCATACGCTGTTCACCTACACGCCCGACAAGCTGTCGATGCGCGACGGCAAGGTCACGGCGCCGATCCGCCCGGTCACGGTGCGCGACGTCGAGGGGGACCATTTCACGGCCGGCGCCGAGGTCCGCACCGATCTCTCGACGCTCGACGTCGTGCTGCTGCGGCAGGATCCGCCCTTCGACATGGCCTATGTCTCGACCACGCATATGCTCGAGCGCATCCACCCGAAGACGCTGGTGGTCAACGACCCCTTCCATGTCCGCAATGCGCCGGAGAAGATCTTCGTCACGCATTTCCCCGAGCTGATGCCGCCGACGCTGATCACCCGCGACAAGGCCGAGATCGAGGCCTTCCGCGACGAGTTCGGCGAGATCGTGATGAAGCCGCTCTACGGCCATGGCGGCGCGACCGTGTTCAAGACCAGCAAGGTCGACCCGAATTTCGGCTCGCTCTACGATCTCTTCGCCAATCTCTTCCGCGAGCCCTGGGTGGTGCAGGCCTACATCAAGGAGATCTCGGAGGGCGACAAGCGCATCATCCTGATCAATGGCGAGGCGGCGGGTGCGGTCAACCGCGTGCCGGCGGTCGGCGACCTGCGCGCCAACATGGTGCGCGGCGGCGCGGCGCGGCCGACCGACCTCTCGGCGAAGGAACTCGAAATCTGCGAGGCGATCGGCCCTTCGCTGCGCGAGCGCGGCCTGCTGCTCGTCGGCATCGACGTGATCCATGGCAAGCTGACCGAGATCAACGTCACCGCCCCGACCGGCGTGCGGGCGATCAAGAAGCTCGGCGGGCCCGATCTCGCGGCGCAGCTCTTTGACGTGATCGAGAGCAAGGTCGCCGCGCGCGGCTGA